One window of the Syntrophorhabdaceae bacterium genome contains the following:
- a CDS encoding ABC transporter ATP-binding protein produces MTDALEKDKTILKVTNITKTFDGVRALDGVGFGVTRGHIKALIGPNGAGKTTLLNIINGLLVPDKGSVSFEGRELVGLTTDRIAMLGLSRTFQLIRLFTVNEATVLDNVMLGAHKHIRPTISEAILFRSRARKVEKAMREKAMDLLQFVGMAHAAKMTPLSLSFGNQRMVELARSLMADPLLLLLDEPASGLNDTEVEHFMELLSAIRKRGVTILLVEHNMKLVMNVSDDIVVIDFGKYLAQGDPQAICSNQQVIEAYLGTECGIGGHP; encoded by the coding sequence ATGACAGATGCGTTAGAAAAAGATAAGACGATCCTCAAAGTAACGAATATCACGAAAACCTTCGACGGCGTTCGCGCCCTGGATGGGGTCGGCTTCGGCGTCACGAGGGGTCACATAAAGGCGCTCATCGGCCCGAACGGCGCAGGAAAAACGACTCTGCTCAATATCATTAACGGGCTACTGGTACCGGACAAGGGATCGGTTTCATTTGAAGGGCGCGAACTTGTGGGTCTTACGACAGACCGCATAGCCATGCTCGGTCTCTCCAGGACGTTCCAGTTAATCAGGCTCTTTACGGTGAATGAAGCCACGGTGCTCGATAACGTGATGTTGGGCGCCCACAAGCATATCCGGCCGACCATATCGGAGGCCATCCTTTTTCGTTCGCGGGCTCGTAAGGTGGAAAAAGCCATGCGGGAAAAGGCCATGGACTTGCTCCAGTTTGTAGGCATGGCACACGCCGCGAAGATGACGCCGCTCTCTTTGTCTTTCGGAAACCAGAGAATGGTTGAGCTCGCCCGTTCTCTTATGGCCGACCCCCTTCTTCTTTTGCTCGATGAACCGGCCTCGGGTCTTAACGACACGGAAGTCGAACATTTCATGGAGCTTCTCTCGGCTATCAGGAAACGAGGTGTAACGATCCTGCTTGTAGAGCACAATATGAAGCTCGTGATGAACGTTTCCGATGATATTGTGGTCATCGATTTCGGAAAATATCTGGCTCAAGGTGACCCTCAGGCAATATGCTCCAACCAGCAGGTCATAGAGGCCTATCTCGGAACCGAATGCGGTATCGGGGGCCATCCATGA
- a CDS encoding branched-chain amino acid ABC transporter permease — translation MKRLSRLWWILVVGFIALYPPTLGGMSSYKCGILIFIGIYIILAVSLDLLMGYAGQISVGHAAFFAIGAYVSGIMTARYSIAPVTAMVSGMALSAGVAWGMGRPVLALKEYYLAMATLALNEIVVTLIVGLHGLTGGASGLRDVPSFSIAGFTFASHVSYYYFVWALVILVVICSLAVVKSSFGRTLLAIHSDETAAKTFGIDCARYKVRIYVLSAVFASLAGSLFAHYMGFLAPEDFGVNTSINLLVMLFLGGTGTIFGPALGAIFLKYLPELTYKFQDYEMLINGVILIAVLVFMPRGIYGFFTSLKKRLFSREPGSHQEMNGTSGQ, via the coding sequence ATGAAGAGACTTTCGAGGCTCTGGTGGATTCTCGTGGTCGGCTTCATTGCGCTCTACCCTCCCACACTGGGGGGTATGTCATCATACAAATGTGGAATCCTCATTTTTATCGGCATATACATCATCCTTGCCGTGAGCCTTGATCTGCTCATGGGCTACGCGGGGCAGATATCGGTGGGCCATGCGGCCTTCTTTGCCATCGGTGCCTACGTATCAGGCATTATGACCGCACGGTACTCGATAGCACCCGTAACGGCTATGGTCTCAGGGATGGCGCTATCGGCTGGTGTTGCCTGGGGCATGGGTCGGCCCGTTCTCGCACTCAAAGAGTACTATCTTGCCATGGCCACGCTCGCTTTGAATGAGATCGTCGTTACCCTGATCGTGGGGCTACATGGACTAACTGGCGGCGCATCGGGGTTACGGGATGTTCCATCATTCAGCATAGCCGGCTTTACGTTCGCGAGTCATGTGAGCTACTACTATTTTGTCTGGGCTTTAGTGATACTCGTCGTAATCTGTAGCCTCGCCGTGGTGAAGTCTTCCTTTGGGAGAACGCTGCTCGCAATCCATAGCGACGAGACCGCAGCCAAGACCTTCGGCATCGACTGCGCCAGGTACAAGGTGCGTATCTATGTGCTCTCGGCCGTCTTCGCCTCTCTTGCCGGATCTCTCTTCGCTCACTATATGGGATTTCTGGCCCCTGAAGATTTTGGCGTCAATACATCGATCAACTTGCTCGTTATGCTCTTTCTCGGTGGGACCGGGACGATCTTCGGCCCTGCGCTTGGGGCTATATTTCTCAAATACCTTCCCGAGCTGACCTACAAGTTCCAGGATTACGAAATGTTGATAAACGGCGTGATTCTCATTGCGGTGCTCGTTTTCATGCCGCGGGGGATTTATGGCTTTTTCACTTCTCTAAAAAAACGTCTCTTTTCACGGGAGCCAGGAAGCCATCAAGAGATGAATGGGACATCGGGACAGTAA
- a CDS encoding branched-chain amino acid ABC transporter permease, with protein sequence MGEYSHLIQFLFSGLTSGSIYALMAVSLVIVYKVSQLICFAQGEFFVIGALTMTTLVSKGVPMPFAFVLATATATLLGALVERVLIRPIQDSGVGTLIVMTVAISLTLRGGALVIWGKESHILKPFTEGNPIQVFGATLMPQVIWIIGITVVVLFLIWFFFEKTTLGVAMRACSENRLGASLMGISTQKAALFSWAWGSAIGALAGMAVAPLLFMQYGSGVMPMVKGFIAMSIGGLASIVGAVVAGLLLGLVESYTVGLISSQFSDPIVFTILILVLIFRPNGLFGAKWSREV encoded by the coding sequence ATGGGTGAATACTCACACCTCATACAGTTTCTCTTCAGCGGCTTAACTTCCGGCAGCATCTATGCCTTGATGGCGGTAAGCCTTGTCATCGTCTATAAGGTCTCTCAGTTGATCTGTTTTGCCCAGGGAGAGTTCTTCGTAATCGGCGCACTGACCATGACGACGCTCGTTTCCAAAGGTGTTCCCATGCCTTTTGCCTTCGTGCTCGCAACGGCGACGGCAACGCTGCTCGGCGCACTCGTGGAACGCGTGCTCATCAGGCCCATTCAGGATTCGGGGGTCGGCACTTTGATCGTCATGACCGTTGCCATATCGCTCACGCTCAGGGGAGGCGCCCTTGTCATCTGGGGCAAGGAATCCCACATACTCAAGCCCTTTACCGAGGGCAACCCCATCCAGGTGTTCGGGGCGACATTGATGCCGCAGGTCATCTGGATCATCGGTATCACCGTGGTGGTCCTCTTTTTAATCTGGTTCTTCTTCGAGAAGACAACCCTCGGGGTGGCGATGAGGGCATGTTCGGAGAACCGTCTCGGCGCGAGCCTCATGGGTATCAGCACGCAAAAGGCCGCTCTTTTCTCCTGGGCATGGGGATCGGCTATCGGCGCTTTAGCGGGTATGGCTGTGGCGCCGCTCCTCTTCATGCAATACGGCAGCGGGGTGATGCCCATGGTAAAGGGGTTTATCGCCATGTCCATAGGCGGGCTTGCGAGCATTGTGGGGGCTGTGGTTGCGGGATTGCTTCTCGGCCTTGTCGAGTCCTATACGGTCGGCCTTATCTCCTCTCAGTTCTCTGACCCGATCGTCTTCACCATTCTGATTCTCGTGCTCATATTCCGGCCGAACGGGCTCTTCGGCGCAAAGTGGAGCCGCGAGGTATGA
- a CDS encoding ABC transporter substrate-binding protein: MKRFSIIAALVLVSFFFLTNSGALAQTAKPYKIGFICPLTGSLSWLGDYMKKGAELKVEMINKAGGVNGRALQLITYDDQSTPEQGTRAAQRLIASDGVIALMGTGTATVSGAVSSVANKEKIPAIIQSGYELSEKETFTFNNAHKTDYAMKRPLAYFSKHGINKVALLMPIGPLGEIGSTVIRDNAPTYKITILGEEKFDIKAPDVTAQLAKLRSLNPQAIFSFCTGEPAALVARNMAQMGMGNIPLVVSHGNASPGFLKLVGQTPAYVIVPAGKIVHPESIAANDPSRKVIMDFAAEFQKKYGEPAVYYAGQQADAVALIAEGLRISKSDDPVKLRDAIENIKNFPGCNGMYNMSPKDHQGNRMEDMALFTIKGGKWIGLEE, encoded by the coding sequence ATGAAAAGATTCAGTATCATAGCGGCATTAGTACTCGTATCATTCTTTTTTTTGACCAATAGCGGGGCCCTGGCCCAGACGGCCAAGCCGTACAAGATCGGATTCATCTGCCCGCTGACCGGCTCCCTTTCCTGGCTCGGAGACTACATGAAGAAAGGAGCGGAACTGAAAGTCGAGATGATTAATAAAGCCGGTGGAGTCAACGGCCGCGCTCTGCAGCTTATCACCTACGACGACCAGTCCACCCCGGAACAGGGCACCAGAGCAGCCCAGAGACTCATCGCCTCGGACGGAGTGATCGCCCTCATGGGAACGGGTACGGCCACGGTCTCCGGCGCCGTTTCATCAGTCGCAAACAAGGAGAAAATTCCGGCGATTATTCAGTCAGGATACGAGCTTTCCGAAAAAGAGACGTTCACCTTCAACAACGCCCACAAGACTGACTATGCTATGAAAAGGCCCCTCGCATATTTCTCTAAACACGGCATAAACAAGGTCGCCCTTCTCATGCCTATCGGCCCCCTGGGCGAGATCGGCTCAACTGTGATCCGGGATAATGCCCCCACTTACAAGATCACCATTCTCGGCGAGGAAAAGTTCGATATAAAGGCGCCGGACGTGACGGCGCAACTCGCCAAGCTGCGCAGCCTCAACCCTCAGGCCATCTTTTCCTTTTGCACGGGAGAGCCCGCGGCGCTTGTGGCCCGCAACATGGCCCAGATGGGTATGGGCAACATTCCTCTCGTGGTATCGCACGGCAATGCGAGCCCCGGTTTCTTAAAACTGGTGGGCCAGACCCCGGCATACGTGATTGTTCCCGCGGGTAAGATCGTCCATCCCGAATCAATCGCAGCCAATGACCCGAGCAGAAAGGTCATCATGGATTTCGCCGCCGAGTTCCAGAAGAAGTACGGGGAGCCTGCAGTTTACTATGCGGGCCAGCAGGCAGACGCGGTCGCCCTTATTGCAGAGGGGCTGCGCATTTCCAAGTCCGATGATCCGGTCAAGCTTCGCGACGCCATTGAGAACATCAAGAACTTTCCCGGCTGCAACGGCATGTACAACATGTCGCCCAAGGACCATCAGGGCAATCGCATGGAGGACATGGCCCTCTTTACGATCAAAGGCGGGAAGTGGATCGGGCTGGAAGAATAG
- a CDS encoding sigma 54-interacting transcriptional regulator: MKTSELDREITQLKKRIRELEERNRDLMGMIENTHDALCIVDGESRLLMANPAFERVMETSNSEIVGRKIRDLVKEGMSDTGASLHVINTGKPQTVVIKMRSGKEVLSTGVPVFDQNGKIDRIYCNLRDITELNRLKEECAQSQKLISKYLVELNEVKRLRTMRSQFIAHSKEMKQIMETVYRIARVDTTVLLLGESGVGKDLIARILHEASPREEMGTFIKINCGAIPADLLESELFGYEPGAFTGASKEGKAGYFEIADRGTLFLDEIGDLPLRLQVKLLTVIQDQEITRVGGVKPKKVDVRIIAATNRDLEKMVKYGKFREDLYYRLNVVPVLIPPLRQRREDIPFLLVHYLDRYGKKYGLEAKLTKDVVDILCSYRWPGNVRELANLLEHLLVVTNEHLIKPEHLPKKYSALGGTAEDERENLADIRSLKDEVRKHEQAVIKRILGQASTLEEASQKLGVSISTLTRRLRLIRFDSQ; the protein is encoded by the coding sequence ATGAAAACATCTGAGCTCGACCGTGAAATTACTCAGTTGAAGAAACGGATACGGGAGCTTGAAGAGAGAAACCGTGACCTGATGGGCATGATCGAGAATACCCATGACGCACTCTGTATCGTTGATGGAGAAAGCAGATTGCTCATGGCAAATCCCGCATTTGAGCGCGTCATGGAAACAAGCAATTCAGAAATCGTGGGAAGAAAGATCCGTGATCTCGTAAAAGAGGGCATGTCCGATACGGGTGCATCGCTGCACGTCATCAATACCGGGAAACCGCAAACGGTCGTCATTAAAATGAGAAGCGGCAAGGAAGTTTTGAGCACCGGGGTTCCGGTTTTTGACCAGAATGGAAAGATCGACAGGATCTACTGCAATCTCCGGGACATAACTGAACTCAACAGGCTGAAGGAGGAATGCGCCCAGTCCCAAAAACTCATCTCCAAGTATCTCGTGGAGCTTAACGAAGTGAAAAGGCTCCGCACCATGCGCTCCCAGTTCATTGCGCACAGCAAAGAGATGAAACAGATCATGGAAACGGTTTATCGCATTGCCCGCGTGGACACAACGGTGCTACTGCTCGGAGAATCAGGGGTAGGCAAAGACCTTATAGCACGGATACTCCACGAGGCAAGCCCCAGAGAAGAGATGGGCACATTCATAAAGATCAATTGCGGCGCAATTCCGGCAGACCTTCTCGAATCGGAACTATTCGGCTATGAGCCGGGAGCCTTTACGGGCGCGAGCAAAGAAGGCAAAGCGGGTTACTTTGAGATAGCCGACAGGGGGACCCTTTTCCTTGATGAAATCGGCGATCTTCCCTTACGACTTCAAGTCAAGCTCCTCACCGTGATCCAGGACCAGGAGATAACCCGTGTGGGCGGGGTCAAACCCAAAAAAGTGGATGTGAGAATAATCGCCGCCACCAACAGAGACCTTGAAAAGATGGTGAAATACGGGAAATTCCGGGAGGACCTCTATTATCGTCTGAACGTGGTGCCTGTGTTGATACCGCCTCTTCGGCAGCGCAGGGAGGACATACCCTTTCTTCTCGTTCATTACCTCGACAGGTACGGCAAGAAATACGGCCTGGAAGCAAAGCTCACCAAGGACGTTGTAGATATCCTGTGTTCATACAGATGGCCGGGAAACGTTCGGGAGCTCGCAAACCTGCTCGAGCATCTTCTGGTGGTCACAAACGAACATCTCATCAAACCTGAGCATCTGCCTAAGAAGTACTCGGCTTTAGGCGGCACGGCCGAGGACGAACGGGAAAACCTGGCGGATATAAGATCTTTGAAGGATGAAGTGAGAAAGCATGAACAAGCGGTTATCAAACGGATACTCGGTCAGGCGAGCACTCTTGAAGAGGCCTCACAAAAACTGGGCGTGAGTATCTCAACGCTTACCCGCCGTCTGCGCTTGATCAGATTTGACAGTCAATAA
- a CDS encoding AMP-binding protein: MNVATNLETAALYFPERPALISEGKEMTYSEMNQAANRVATAILKMGVKAGDHIGICAPNSIDWLVFYFGILKTGAVAVTLGASLSPDELRLLLDHAKPRILLTADERLKDIQSLRGADGIKTAICPNGDMSFQKLLDAGSPSFEAVYRDRKDTAAILYTGGTTGIPKGVMTTHQNINTSAHNVAFSERSTEQDRAICYLPFNHVFGQMHVMNATILSAGSLELLPTFDMDKVLSLLEAGRITKLFSVPTAYVRLLSLDNLKQKLGKVRYCFSAAAAMAAEVVRQWKERTGLTIYEGYGMTESASAVTYNHYYRHVVGSIGTSVPGVEVQIRDISTGAVLPAGEEGEICIRGTNIMKGYLNNPEATKESFWHLDPEKKRHEDGWFRSGDIGVCDKEGYVFIVDRLKDMIITGGENVYPREVEEALYTKPEVEECAVIGLPDREWGERVAAFITPKAGKKVSADEVKAYLKTKLAPFKVPKEYVITDKLPLSAAGKILKREIKKEYLEKLNKK; this comes from the coding sequence ATGAACGTTGCAACAAACTTGGAAACAGCCGCACTCTACTTTCCCGAGCGTCCCGCATTAATCTCAGAGGGAAAGGAAATGACGTATTCAGAAATGAACCAGGCAGCAAATCGTGTTGCCACGGCCATTCTCAAGATGGGGGTCAAGGCCGGTGATCACATAGGCATATGCGCACCCAACTCCATTGACTGGCTCGTCTTCTATTTCGGTATCCTTAAGACCGGCGCTGTGGCGGTTACGCTCGGCGCGTCACTTTCTCCGGATGAACTCCGTCTTCTCCTCGACCATGCCAAACCGAGAATACTGCTTACCGCCGACGAACGGTTGAAAGATATTCAGAGTCTCAGAGGAGCCGACGGCATTAAAACGGCCATCTGCCCTAATGGCGATATGTCCTTTCAAAAGCTTCTTGATGCGGGCTCGCCTTCATTTGAAGCTGTCTACCGTGACCGTAAGGACACAGCAGCCATCCTCTATACAGGGGGAACTACCGGTATACCCAAGGGCGTGATGACGACCCACCAGAATATCAACACGTCGGCGCACAACGTGGCTTTTAGCGAACGGTCTACCGAGCAGGACAGGGCCATCTGTTATCTCCCGTTTAACCACGTCTTCGGACAAATGCATGTCATGAACGCCACAATCTTGAGTGCAGGGTCTCTTGAGCTCCTCCCCACCTTTGATATGGATAAGGTCCTCAGTCTGCTCGAGGCCGGCCGCATAACCAAGCTCTTCAGCGTGCCCACGGCATACGTGAGGCTATTATCTCTCGATAATTTGAAACAGAAATTGGGAAAAGTCCGGTACTGCTTTTCTGCGGCCGCAGCCATGGCGGCGGAAGTTGTCCGGCAATGGAAGGAGAGGACTGGACTCACGATCTATGAGGGATACGGAATGACGGAATCAGCTTCAGCTGTCACCTATAACCACTATTACCGGCATGTGGTCGGGTCCATCGGAACGAGCGTGCCCGGGGTCGAGGTTCAGATCAGGGACATTTCCACCGGAGCGGTTTTGCCTGCCGGTGAAGAGGGTGAGATCTGTATCCGTGGCACCAACATCATGAAGGGCTACCTGAATAACCCTGAAGCAACCAAAGAGTCTTTCTGGCATCTCGATCCCGAGAAGAAACGCCACGAAGACGGCTGGTTCAGGTCCGGCGATATCGGTGTCTGCGACAAAGAAGGATACGTCTTCATCGTGGACAGGCTCAAAGATATGATCATCACGGGCGGCGAGAATGTCTATCCCCGTGAAGTCGAGGAAGCCTTATACACCAAACCTGAGGTTGAAGAATGCGCCGTTATCGGTCTCCCTGATAGAGAGTGGGGCGAAAGGGTTGCAGCGTTCATCACACCCAAGGCCGGCAAGAAGGTGAGCGCCGACGAAGTGAAGGCCTATCTAAAGACCAAGCTGGCGCCTTTCAAAGTACCCAAGGAGTACGTGATTACCGACAAACTCCCGTTGAGCGCGGCAGGCAAGATCCTGAAGCGGGAGATAAAGAAAGAGTATCTCGAGAAACTTAACAAGAAATAA
- a CDS encoding ABC transporter ATP-binding protein, translating into MNMETGNHDRLRIENLSLSFGGVSALSSVSMNVLHNEILAIIGPNGAGKTALLNSISGFYKPQKGEIYYEGQRVTRMRPDKLAKLGIARTFQNIELYTGLSTEDNIMAARHVLMKQNFVTGGLYFGWALKEEIKHREIVEEIIDFLEIAPIRKKVVGLLPYGMRKRVELARALALEPKVLLLDEPMAGMNLEEKEDIARFIIDLFEGQGATYPNTPVLRDGIRSIILVEHDMGVVMDIANRVVVLEFGRKIAQGTPSEVSANPDVISAYLGKGE; encoded by the coding sequence ATGAATATGGAAACAGGCAACCACGATAGACTACGCATCGAAAACCTGTCGCTCAGCTTTGGCGGCGTCAGCGCCTTGTCCAGCGTGAGCATGAACGTCTTGCATAACGAGATACTCGCCATCATCGGGCCGAACGGAGCCGGTAAGACCGCGTTGCTTAACAGCATAAGCGGCTTTTACAAACCCCAGAAGGGCGAGATATATTACGAAGGGCAGAGAGTAACACGCATGCGCCCGGATAAACTCGCCAAACTCGGTATTGCAAGAACCTTTCAGAACATAGAGCTCTATACCGGACTATCCACTGAAGATAACATAATGGCAGCGAGACATGTTCTCATGAAACAGAACTTTGTTACCGGCGGGCTCTACTTCGGGTGGGCACTTAAGGAAGAGATCAAACACCGTGAGATCGTAGAGGAGATCATCGACTTCCTCGAAATAGCTCCGATAAGGAAGAAGGTAGTGGGCCTATTACCTTATGGAATGCGAAAAAGGGTAGAGCTTGCACGCGCTCTCGCCCTGGAACCCAAGGTATTGCTCCTTGATGAGCCTATGGCCGGGATGAACCTCGAGGAAAAAGAGGATATCGCGCGCTTCATCATCGATCTGTTCGAGGGTCAGGGCGCCACTTATCCGAATACGCCTGTGCTGCGGGACGGAATCAGGTCGATCATCCTCGTGGAACACGACATGGGGGTCGTCATGGATATTGCCAACAGGGTCGTGGTTCTTGAGTTCGGGCGCAAGATCGCCCAGGGCACCCCCTCAGAAGTAAGCGCCAATCCTGATGTTATCAGCGCGTATCTCGGAAAAGGGGAGTAG